In Halichondria panicea chromosome 9, odHalPani1.1, whole genome shotgun sequence, a genomic segment contains:
- the LOC135341264 gene encoding uncharacterized protein LOC135341264, protein MEPKKNECSAEAPSQAVGQPDFYGISPKTVIYDTGDSFKRFMKSHTKTLTKKMISKKIIEKQFSKVIKQELGLDLLLGRMEKMSLVEFVTYLRLLLTISKSEEQETGAKMGEEKGENSLYVKTTHIKDDTIKLMRIMKGSLEAMKPSPGSELHAVVAEFVYLVSQDSSDQSQTTVSQDDCDQTNSQDGSETIVSQDIGVQSRTTVSQDSSDQSQTTISHDGSDQSQTTVSQDDCVQTISQDGSDQSQTTISQDISVQSQDIVSQDDCVQTQTTAQQLYVDLPPSEGQLENAVSHFFTNEGGTLYSPLHGVTVTIPPNAIPTAFSKFFLSMHFYLQPFTLMDDADPCSVIVWLHQDPRFYFLEEVTVKIPHAAVVDDSLCVLTWGEDKQWNLNTEVLADFSDGYHAVIKVKHFCRKVVAKRRNPERKCKKQTGSSKHLKRLKSGSFGTSIDEGVASLTNSTEVDPNTKPPPHQDVLEKKMKKKTKKKTNKLKSGSLETPIDEGLASLTNSTEADTNIRPLPRQDAISMECDSSAVPISSQDSLTAEENESGFKYCIACSMPSDRSTGDWKVQFAACQSNPTGISLLRKLAEKVFGGNAYFYQVEDIRIKGGYFEMCPETWSDNIWKIDASEKEASIFEEQILSVSECADISEQSFPNLPRLCYDVYHLSENVHSKLHCCIYAQRARTDNSCTPRFIITSTTKNGKKVVTTPYLYGIDSDIIRVLTHQGQNIILDTLTSEHLKFLADISLQLSDTQQLCKALNIEYRPNEKEDTFTVLGKWVVSQGGAASLIRLKEQLSAIDIVDIAVCEDEDSNVLLSSHLEDCFILDIFIKGYTASSYTALLNLSTKLQNCWRIVGCLLGILPEELDKIDLPEEKLYNIIDPPLYQLIFNWQRREGRGATFGALFKAIHRVYHHQPFLVNDAHLFSIRYVNKHLPIPVHVVH, encoded by the exons ATGGAGCCTAAGAAAAATGAATGCTCTGCTGAAGCTCCCAGTCAAGCTGTTGGACAACCAGATTTTTATGGTATCTCTCCTAAAACTGTTATTTATGATACTGGAGACTCATTCAAGAGGTTTATGAAAAGTCATACCAAAACACTTACTAAAAAGATGATTTCGAAAAAGATTATAGAAAAACAATTTAGTAAAGTGATCAAACAGGAGTTGGGCTTGGACTTGCTTCTGGGAAGAATGGAAAAAATGTCTCTGGTGGAATTCGTGACTTACCTTCGATTGTTACTGACTATTTCTAAATCTGAAGAACAGGAAACGGGTGCAAAAATGGGAGAAGAAAAAGGAGAAAATTCTTTGTATGTAAAAACTACTCATATCAAAGACGATACAATAAAACTAATGAGAATCATGAAAGGCTCACTTGAAGCAATGAAACCCTCACCTGGTTCAGAACTACATGCTGTAGTTGCTGAGTTTGTGTATTTAGTTTCTCAAGACAGCAGCGATCAAAGTCAAACCACTGTTTCTCAAGATGACTGTGATCAAACTAATTCTCAAGATGGCAGCGAAACCATTGTTTCTCAAGACATCGGTGTTCAAAGTCGAACCACCGTTTCTCAAGACAGCAGCGATCAAAGCCAAACCACTATTTCTCACGATGGCAGCGATCAAAGTCAAACTACTGTTTCTCAAGATGACTGTGTTCAAACTATTTCTCAAGACGGCAGCGACCAAAGTCAAACCACTATTTCTCAAGACATCAGTGTTCAAAGTCAGGACATTGTTTCTCAAGATGACTGTGTTCAAACTCAAACCACAGCACAACAATTATATGTAGATTTACCACCATCAGAAGGACAACTTGAAAATGCTGTGTCTCACTTCTTCACAAATGAAGGTGGGACACTCTACTCTCCGTTGCATGGTGTCACTGTGACCATCCCCCCCAATGCCATCCCAACAGCCTTCTCCAAATTCTTTCTCTCCATGCACTTCTATCTACAACCGTTCACTCTAATGGATGATGCAGACCCTTGCTCTGTGATAGTGTGGTTACATCAAGATCCTCGCTTTTATTTTCTTGAGGAGGTCACTGTCAAAATTCCCCACGCTGCCGTAGTCGATGACTCCCTCTGTGTATTGACCTGGGGTGAAGACAAACAATGGAATCTCAACACTGAAGTCCTAGCTGATTTCAGCGATGGATACCATGCCGTCATAAAAGTCAAGCATTTCTGTAGGAAAGTCGTTGCAAAAAGAAGAAATCCTGAAAGAAAATGCAAAAAACAAACAGGAAGTAGTAAACATTTGAAGAGATTGAAAAGTGGCAGTTTCGGGACGTCCATTGATGAAGGCGTGGCAAGTCTCACTAACAGTACAGAGGTTGATCCTAATACAAAACCCCCCCCTCATCAAGATGTTTTGGAAAAGAAAATGAAAAAGAAAACGAAAAAGAAAACGAATAAGTTGAAAAGTGGCAGTTTGGAGACGCCCATTGATGAAGGCCTGGCAAGTCTCACTAACAGTACAGAGGCTGATACCAACATAAGACCCCTCCCTCGTCAAGATGCTATCAGTATGGAGTGCGACTCCTCGGCTGTGCCAATCTCATCACAGGACAGTCTAACAGCTGAGGAAAATGAGTCTGGTTTCAAGTACTGCATAGCCTGCAGCATGCCCTCTGATCGATCAACGGGAGACTGGAAGGTGCAATTTGCAGCTTGTCAAAGCAACCCCACAGGAATCTCG TTGTTGAGGAAGTTAGCAGAGAAGGTATTTGGCGGAAATGCCTATTTCTATCAGGTGGAGGATATTAGAATCAAAGGGGGCTACTTTGAGATGTGTCCAGAGACTTGGAGTGACAACATTTGGAAGATTGATGCGTCCGAGAAAGAAGCATCT atatTTGAGGAGCAGATACTGTCTGTTTCAGAATGCGCAGACATATCTGAGCAGTCCTTTCCTAATCTTCCCAGACTGTGTTATGATGTGTATCACTTGAGTGAGAATGTCCATTCCAAGCTGCACTGCTGTATATATGCACAGAGAGCGCGCACTGATAACAGCTGTACACCCCGCTTCATTATCACATCCACTACTAAGAATG GTAAGAAAGTCGTCACCACCCCCTATCTTTATGGCATTGATAGTGACATCATCAGAGTCCTTACTCACCAAGGCCAGAACATTATTCTTGATACTCTAACGTCTGAGCACCTCAAGTTCCTCGCAGACATCAGTCTCCAGTTATCCGACACTCAACAGCTGTGCAAAGCATTGAACATAGAGTACAGGCCTAATGAAAAAGAAGATACCTTTACAGTTCTCGGCAAATGGGTAGTCAGTCAAGGCGGAGCCGCTAGTTTGATACGACTCAAGGAGCAACTCAGTGCCATAGATATTGTCGACATTGCTGTGTGTGAGGACGAAGACTCGAATGTCCTGCTCAGTTCACACCTAGAAGATTGTTTCATTCTGGACATTTTCATAAAAGGTTACACGGCATCAAGTTATACAGCCCTGCTGAATCTGTCTACAAAGTTGCAAAACTGCTGGAGGATAGTTGGCTGTCTACTGGGAATCTTACCTGAAGAGTTAGACAAAATTGATCTACCGGAGGAGaaattgtataatattatCGATCCGCCGTTATACCAACTGATTTTCAATTGGCAGAggagagaggggaggggagcTACCTTCGGGGCACTCTTCAAAGCCATTCATCGAGTGTACCACCATCAACCATTTCTAGTTAATGATGCTCATCTATTCAGTATACGTTATGTTAATAAACATCTACCCatccctgtacatgtagttcattaa
- the LOC135341275 gene encoding kelch domain-containing protein 1-like — protein MDMERVPTENIDRRNGGCGVILESKLYVWGGNGSDIHYPFRDMQPVQDSDSSSNSDSNDSEEEEDIDPNFEVKTIVTLPRPNDENHPFDVLDLSTNEWFRQSTSGEYPTLGLGSSLSVHHPSRTIILFSGFKDVQFDNEVYKVSPDREWVWEKVEVMSEVKPSERYLTGVIIHKDRMYVFGGVGKAIREIGDPPQPQDPGAKYLVYVEDGVERDYGWTSEYLEFNINTSEWEAPLDKDAFRPDQLGSHAFSKFDSHRAVLFGGNGSLVYSNTCYIFDFDTTEWSGPYNPDDPEEPWPIATRFSTLTSLVDPERVLQEMYEGCGQILQPRMVLLWGKSSRMHISPETWLLEFNFDNPKNPLVWKKLRIGVEPRSWHIARAIYSDTTTSCEVVVFGGNMYKYPNTDSLERNNAANLKILHFGLASLVDICLRVIVSREELMNVAEGSYGSGYKAKLIRAHSRHANCPLITDITHL, from the exons ATGGATATGGAGAGAGTTCCCACTGAGAACATTGATCGGAGGAATGGAGGCTGTGGAGTAATCCTTGAGAGCAAGCTGTATGTGTGGGGAGGCAATGGTTCCGACATCCACTACCCCTTCAGGGATATGCAGCCCGTGCAGGACAGTGACTCTAGCTCAAACTCTGATAGTAACGACTCGGAAGAAGAAGAAGACATTGATCCTAACTTTGAGGTCAAAACGATTGTCACCCTCCCTCGTCCAAACGATGAGAATCATCCTTTTGATGTTTTAGACCTCTCCACAAACGAGTGGTTTCGGCAGTCTACCAGCGGAGAGTACCCCACCCTTGGCCTTGGCTCCTCTCTTAGCGTCCACCACCCCTCACGCACCATCATCCTGTTCAGTGGGTTCAAAGATGTTCAATTTGACAACGAGGTATACAAAGTGTCTCCTgacagagagtgggtgtgggagAAAGTGGAGGTGATGTCTGAAGTAAAGCCAAGCGAGCGTTACCTGACTGGAGTGATCATCCACAAGGATCGAATGTATGTGTTTGGAGGAGTAGGGAAGGCCATTCGTGAGATAGGGGATCCCCCGCAACCTCAGGACCCAGGGGCCAAGTATCTCGTCTACGTGGAGGATGGAGTTGAACGTGACTATGGATGGACCAGCGAATACCTGGAGTTCAACATTAACACAA GTGAATGGGAGGCCCCATTGGACAAAGATGCATTCCGACCTGATCAGCTAGGATCTCATGCATTCTCCAAGTTTGACAGTCATCGAGCTGTCCTGTTTGGGGGCAATGGCTCACTTGTGTACTCCAACACATGCTACATCTTTGACTTTGATACCACG GAATGGAGTGGTCCATACAACCCAGACGACCCAGAGGAGCCGTGGCCAATAGCCACCCGGTTCTCCACCCTCACGTCCCTCGTTGATCCCGAAAGGGTGTTGCAGGAGATGTacgaggggtgtggtcaaatcCTACAGCCGAGGATGGTACTTCTCTGGGGCAAGAGTAGCAGAATGCACATCTCACCAGAGACCTGGCTACTCGAGTTTAACTTTGACAACCCCAAAAATCCCTTAGTCTGGAAAAAG CTGAGGATTGGTGTGGAGCCTCGCTCGTGGCACATCGCTAGGGCAATCTACTCAGACACGACTACCAGCTGTGAGGTTGTCGTCTTTGGAGGGAATATGTACAAGTACCCTAACACTGACAGCTTGGAAAGGAACAACGCAGCCAACCTCAAAATACTCCACTTTG GTCTGGCTAGTCTAGTGGATATATGCCTGCGTGTCATAGTGAGCAGAGAGGAGCTGATGAACGTGGCCGAGGGAAGCTACGGGTCTGGCTACAAGGCCAAACTCATTAGAGCACATTCAAGACACGCCAACTGTCCCCTCATTACAGACATCACTCATTTGTAG